A single region of the Salipaludibacillus sp. LMS25 genome encodes:
- a CDS encoding HAD-IC family P-type ATPase codes for MGEKKKLEEAWYNIEADEVLANLGTDDTTGLTSDMVSEQLNKFGENALPEKEAENRFIKFLKHFNDVLIYVLLVAAIVTGFLGHYIDTIVIVLVAVINAVIGYFQESKAEKALEGIKNMLSLEASVLRDGEKQLIDAKELVPGDIVYLNSGDKVPADLRLISANQLKTEEAALTGESTSTEKNPVTLDEETVLGDRLNMVFSGTTVTSGSGHGVVTATGIHTEIGKINESISEVEEMKTPLMKQTDRFGKTVAVFILAASGLIYLFGISLRDYGAAELLLSIIGLAVAAIPEGLPAIISIILALGVQTMANRKAIVRNLPSVETLGAVSVICSDKTGTLTKNEMTVTSVSTKEHDYKITGTGYSPEGEIQQHGKEVDVNDHLALMDLLTVMKTCNSASLKKEDESWYVVGEPTEGCLLTLAEKAAASIPKGETLAMIPFDSEYKYMAVLTENDEGKFIYIKGAPDRLFHMVEASDDNFDRDMWEEKVKARTTKGERVLSAGYKQVPDHVTEIRHEDLEEGVIFLGLTGIIDPPREEAIKAVEACSKAGINVKMITGDHKDTALAIGQKMGIGDGQKGLEGKEIDAMSDEALSDAIMTYDVFARTSPDNKLRIVKALQKHDKIAAMTGDGVNDAPALKRADIGVAMGIKGTEVAKESSQMILTDDNFETIVGAVEEGRRVYANLKKTILFILPTNGAQSFLIMASILLGTMMPLTPIQILWVNMVIAITVSLALAFEPVETGAMTRPPRPVKTPLLTPYYIFRILFVSLLIGGGTLLLNVELLSRGVEGNMINSVILHSIVMMQMFHLFNCRNELGNAFDKNFFKNKVAFLVSGVLILLQLALLYLPFMNVAFGTQPLGIIYWVLPILMGIVVFIIIEIEKTITRRILKNN; via the coding sequence ATGGGTGAGAAAAAAAAGCTAGAAGAAGCATGGTATAACATAGAGGCTGATGAGGTGTTAGCAAATTTGGGCACAGACGACACTACTGGGTTAACATCTGACATGGTTAGTGAACAGCTGAACAAATTTGGTGAAAATGCCCTACCAGAAAAGGAGGCAGAAAACCGGTTTATTAAATTTCTGAAACATTTTAATGATGTCCTTATTTATGTGCTGTTGGTGGCAGCGATCGTTACAGGTTTCCTAGGTCACTATATAGATACAATCGTCATTGTTTTAGTGGCTGTTATTAATGCCGTTATTGGATATTTTCAAGAAAGTAAAGCTGAGAAAGCGTTAGAAGGTATAAAAAATATGCTCTCTTTAGAAGCGAGTGTGCTGAGAGATGGTGAGAAACAGTTAATTGATGCGAAAGAGCTTGTGCCAGGAGATATTGTCTATTTAAATTCTGGTGATAAAGTTCCAGCTGACCTTCGCTTAATATCAGCTAATCAATTAAAAACTGAAGAAGCTGCTTTAACAGGTGAGTCAACGTCCACCGAAAAAAACCCTGTGACGTTAGATGAAGAGACAGTGCTAGGTGATCGACTAAACATGGTATTTTCAGGCACCACGGTTACCTCAGGTAGTGGGCACGGTGTCGTGACAGCTACAGGGATACATACTGAAATTGGTAAAATTAATGAGTCAATCTCTGAAGTTGAGGAAATGAAAACACCACTTATGAAGCAGACCGACCGTTTTGGTAAAACAGTCGCTGTTTTTATTCTTGCTGCGTCAGGTCTTATTTACTTGTTCGGTATTTCCTTAAGGGACTACGGAGCTGCTGAGTTGCTTCTTTCTATCATCGGGTTAGCTGTTGCCGCTATACCAGAAGGATTGCCTGCCATTATTTCAATCATTCTTGCACTTGGGGTCCAAACAATGGCCAATAGAAAAGCCATTGTACGAAACTTACCTTCTGTTGAAACATTAGGAGCTGTATCAGTTATCTGTTCAGATAAAACGGGAACTTTAACAAAAAATGAAATGACCGTCACGTCTGTCAGTACGAAAGAACATGATTACAAGATCACAGGTACAGGTTATTCACCAGAAGGAGAAATTCAACAGCATGGTAAAGAAGTGGATGTCAACGATCACCTTGCGTTAATGGATTTATTAACGGTCATGAAAACGTGTAATTCAGCCTCATTAAAAAAAGAGGATGAAAGCTGGTATGTGGTAGGTGAACCCACAGAAGGGTGTTTATTAACATTAGCCGAAAAAGCTGCTGCCAGCATCCCGAAAGGTGAAACTTTGGCGATGATCCCATTTGATTCGGAGTATAAATATATGGCTGTCTTAACCGAAAACGATGAAGGCAAATTTATTTATATTAAAGGGGCACCTGATCGTCTTTTTCATATGGTTGAAGCAAGTGATGATAATTTTGATAGAGATATGTGGGAAGAGAAGGTAAAAGCGCGAACGACAAAAGGAGAAAGGGTATTAAGTGCTGGGTATAAACAGGTTCCTGATCATGTGACTGAAATACGTCATGAGGACTTAGAAGAGGGCGTTATATTTCTAGGGTTGACAGGTATTATTGATCCACCGCGAGAGGAAGCAATAAAAGCGGTAGAGGCATGTTCAAAAGCAGGAATTAACGTAAAAATGATTACAGGGGATCATAAAGACACGGCTTTAGCAATTGGTCAAAAAATGGGTATTGGAGATGGGCAAAAGGGTCTCGAAGGAAAAGAGATCGATGCCATGTCAGACGAAGCGTTATCAGACGCGATAATGACTTACGATGTATTTGCGCGAACGAGTCCCGACAATAAATTACGTATCGTTAAAGCTTTGCAAAAACATGATAAAATTGCGGCTATGACTGGAGACGGGGTCAACGATGCGCCAGCATTAAAGCGAGCTGATATTGGTGTAGCAATGGGGATAAAAGGCACAGAAGTGGCGAAGGAGTCGTCTCAAATGATTCTTACTGATGACAATTTTGAAACAATAGTCGGTGCAGTAGAAGAAGGAAGGCGGGTTTATGCGAACTTAAAAAAGACCATTCTATTTATCCTACCGACTAATGGTGCACAATCCTTTCTTATTATGGCAAGTATTCTTCTCGGCACGATGATGCCCCTTACACCCATTCAAATATTGTGGGTAAATATGGTCATCGCCATAACTGTGTCATTAGCTCTTGCTTTTGAACCTGTGGAAACGGGAGCCATGACCCGTCCGCCACGTCCAGTTAAAACACCATTATTAACCCCCTATTACATTTTTCGAATCCTTTTCGTCTCTCTCTTAATTGGGGGAGGCACGCTGCTTTTAAACGTGGAGTTACTAAGTCGTGGAGTAGAGGGCAATATGATTAATAGTGTGATTTTGCACTCGATTGTCATGATGCAGATGTTTCATTTGTTTAATTGCAGAAATGAATTAGGGAATGCTTTTGATAAAAATTTCTTCAAAAATAAAGTCGCTTTTCTCGTTTCAGGCGTTCTTATCTTGTTACAATTGGCGCTGTTATATCTTCCATTTATGAATGTGGCGTTCGGTACACAGCCGTTAGGTATCATCTATTGGGTCCTGCCAATTTTAATGGGAATAGTCGTATTTATTATCATTGAGATAGAAAAGACGATCACACGACGTATTTTAAAAAATAACTGA